The following coding sequences are from one Microbacterium sp. SORGH_AS_0969 window:
- a CDS encoding prenyltransferase, with the protein MTAPAALTPGRVLRELFVSSRPVSWINTAFPFAAAYLLTTRQIDATLIVGILFFLVPYNLAMYGVNDVFDYESDLRNPRKGGTHGAVLDKRMHPITLWASALSCMPFVVYLVVVGSPLSWLVLALSLFFVVFYSAPPLRLKERPFADSVTSSIHFFSPAVYGLVLAGAAWTWQLVFVFVAFALWGIASHAFGAVQDVEADRAADISSIATARGARWTVRFALVAYALAGVAMLFTAWPGPLAAVLVIPYLVVCWPYRNVTDAESDRATAGWNRFLWLNQIAGFGTTMLLIWWWFLTA; encoded by the coding sequence ATGACCGCCCCCGCCGCTCTCACCCCCGGCCGCGTCCTGCGGGAGCTGTTCGTGTCGTCGCGACCGGTCAGCTGGATCAACACCGCGTTCCCCTTCGCCGCGGCCTATCTGCTCACGACGCGTCAGATCGACGCGACGCTGATCGTCGGCATCCTGTTCTTCCTCGTGCCGTACAACCTCGCGATGTACGGGGTTAACGACGTCTTCGACTACGAGTCCGACCTGCGCAATCCCCGCAAGGGCGGCACGCACGGAGCCGTGCTCGACAAACGGATGCACCCGATCACCCTCTGGGCGTCGGCGCTGTCGTGTATGCCGTTCGTCGTGTATTTGGTGGTCGTCGGTTCGCCGCTGTCGTGGCTGGTCCTGGCGCTGAGCCTGTTCTTCGTCGTGTTCTACTCCGCGCCCCCGCTGCGTCTGAAAGAGCGCCCCTTCGCCGACTCGGTGACGAGCAGCATCCACTTCTTCTCGCCCGCCGTCTACGGTCTCGTGCTCGCCGGCGCGGCCTGGACCTGGCAGCTCGTGTTCGTGTTCGTCGCCTTCGCGCTCTGGGGAATCGCATCGCACGCGTTCGGGGCGGTGCAGGACGTCGAGGCGGACCGTGCCGCCGACATCTCGTCGATCGCCACCGCTCGAGGGGCGCGCTGGACCGTGCGCTTCGCGCTGGTCGCCTACGCCCTCGCCGGCGTGGCGATGCTGTTCACGGCGTGGCCCGGACCTCTGGCAGCCGTGCTGGTGATCCCCTACCTCGTCGTCTGCTGGCCGTACCGGAACGTCACGGATGCCGAGAGCGACCGCGCGACGGCCGGGTGGAACCGTTTCCTCTGGCTGAACCAGATCGCCGGCTTCGGCACGACGATGCTGCTGATCTGGTGGTGGTTCCTGACGGCCTGA
- a CDS encoding lycopene cyclase domain-containing protein has translation MTYPLIVLPFVILTAAVTLATLARPRFRQRMASSMLVALVLIALTLVFDNLMIAVDLFSYPEQHLSGLRLGLAPIEDFAYPLCAAFLVPAVFTLLSPHPSPKDAA, from the coding sequence ATGACCTACCCCCTGATCGTGCTTCCCTTCGTGATCCTCACGGCGGCGGTGACCCTCGCGACGCTCGCCCGTCCGCGCTTCCGGCAGCGCATGGCATCCTCGATGCTCGTCGCGCTGGTCCTCATCGCTCTCACCCTCGTCTTCGACAACCTCATGATCGCCGTCGACCTCTTCTCGTACCCGGAGCAGCACCTCAGCGGTCTGCGCCTCGGCCTGGCCCCGATCGAGGACTTCGCGTACCCGTTGTGCGCCGCCTTCCTCGTGCCGGCGGTGTTCACGCTGCTGTCCCCTCACCCGTCCCCGAAGGATGCCGCATGA
- a CDS encoding lycopene cyclase domain-containing protein has translation MPGIYLGAILFSLAGMIAIDVKFSLALRVAPVRTIASVLVATVFFLVWDAVGIVTGVFVKGESPLFVGVELAPHLPLEEVFFLLFLSYLAVVMYAVFERRARARIRDRARVQEDA, from the coding sequence GTGCCCGGGATCTACCTGGGCGCGATCCTGTTCTCGCTCGCGGGGATGATCGCGATCGATGTGAAGTTCTCGCTGGCGTTGCGCGTCGCGCCCGTTCGGACGATCGCCTCGGTCCTCGTCGCGACCGTGTTCTTCCTGGTGTGGGATGCCGTGGGCATCGTCACGGGCGTTTTCGTGAAGGGCGAGAGTCCGCTCTTCGTCGGCGTCGAGCTGGCACCGCACCTGCCGCTCGAGGAAGTCTTCTTCCTCCTCTTCCTCAGCTACCTCGCGGTCGTCATGTACGCCGTGTTCGAGCGGCGAGCACGCGCCCGGATCCGTGACCGCGCCCGTGTTCAGGAGGACGCATGA
- the crtI gene encoding phytoene desaturase family protein, whose product MSAQRIVVVGGGIAGLGTAALLADRGHDVHLFEARDSLGGRAGSWEADGFRFDTGPSWYLMPEVFDHFFRLLGTSADEQLDLVRLDPAYRVYGPPGKGEPIDIVSGRQAVRALFEEHEPGSGDNIDAYLDSAKDAYELSTSKFLYDPYSSTKGLRDPALVKRLPTLIPLLTRTLWKRVTTDFQNTRLQQILAYPAVFLGGSPFEVPSLYHLMSHLDLGDGVLYPKGGMTEIITAIEKLARERGVQIETSAPVDAIITESGLARGVRLADGRVIAADAVVSGADLHHTENHLLEEKDRQYPEKWWKDKVPSPGALLLLLGVKGELPQLTHHTLLFTDDWHTNFDAIFGEDKKIPDPASIYICRPSASDDSVAPAGHENLFVLVPVPADPVSGRGGVDGSGDQRIEQAADRVIAQIAEWTGIPDLAERIVVRRTIAPEDFVNDLNAWHGNSLGLAHTLNQSAIFRPKNRSRKVQNLYYAGTSVLPGIGLPMCLISAELVVKRLTGDTSPGPLAEPVRAAV is encoded by the coding sequence ATGAGCGCCCAGCGCATCGTCGTCGTCGGAGGCGGAATCGCCGGTCTGGGAACCGCCGCTCTGCTGGCCGACCGCGGCCACGACGTCCACCTCTTCGAAGCCCGCGATTCCCTCGGTGGGCGCGCGGGGTCGTGGGAGGCGGACGGCTTCCGGTTCGACACCGGGCCGAGCTGGTACCTCATGCCCGAGGTGTTCGACCACTTCTTCCGGTTGCTCGGCACGAGTGCCGATGAGCAGCTGGATCTCGTCCGCCTCGACCCGGCCTACCGCGTCTACGGTCCTCCCGGGAAGGGCGAGCCGATCGACATCGTGTCGGGACGCCAGGCCGTGCGGGCGCTGTTCGAGGAGCACGAGCCCGGATCGGGCGACAACATCGACGCCTACCTCGATTCGGCGAAGGACGCCTACGAGCTGTCGACGTCGAAGTTCCTCTACGACCCGTACTCCTCCACGAAGGGGCTGCGCGACCCCGCGCTCGTGAAGCGACTCCCCACGCTCATCCCTCTACTCACGCGTACCCTGTGGAAGCGCGTCACGACGGACTTCCAGAACACGCGCCTCCAGCAGATCCTCGCGTACCCCGCGGTCTTCCTCGGCGGCTCGCCCTTCGAGGTGCCGAGCCTGTACCACCTCATGAGTCACCTCGACCTCGGCGACGGCGTGCTCTACCCGAAGGGCGGGATGACGGAGATCATCACCGCCATCGAGAAGCTCGCTCGCGAGCGCGGTGTGCAGATCGAGACCTCGGCCCCCGTCGACGCGATCATCACCGAGTCTGGTCTCGCCCGTGGGGTGCGGCTCGCGGACGGGCGAGTGATCGCCGCGGATGCCGTGGTGTCCGGCGCCGACCTGCACCACACCGAGAATCACCTGCTCGAGGAGAAGGACCGCCAGTACCCCGAGAAGTGGTGGAAGGACAAGGTCCCGAGCCCCGGAGCACTGCTGCTGCTGCTCGGGGTGAAGGGCGAACTCCCCCAGCTCACGCACCACACCCTGCTCTTCACCGACGACTGGCACACGAACTTCGACGCGATCTTCGGTGAGGACAAGAAGATCCCCGACCCGGCGTCCATTTACATCTGCCGGCCGAGCGCCTCGGACGACTCCGTGGCCCCCGCGGGGCACGAGAACCTCTTCGTCCTCGTCCCCGTCCCGGCGGACCCCGTGAGCGGCCGCGGTGGCGTCGACGGATCGGGCGATCAGCGCATCGAGCAGGCGGCCGACCGAGTGATCGCGCAGATCGCGGAGTGGACCGGCATCCCGGATCTCGCCGAGCGCATCGTGGTGCGGCGGACGATCGCCCCCGAGGACTTCGTGAACGACCTGAACGCCTGGCACGGTAACTCGCTCGGTCTCGCGCACACGCTGAATCAGAGTGCGATCTTCCGGCCGAAGAACCGGTCGCGAAAGGTGCAGAACCTCTACTACGCGGGCACGTCGGTGCTCCCGGGCATCGGTCTGCCGATGTGCCTCATCTCGGCCGAGCTCGTCGTCAAGCGTCTGACCGGAGACACCTCCCCCGGCCCCCTGGCAGAACCCGTGCGCGCGGCGGTCTGA
- a CDS encoding squalene/phytoene synthase family protein, with amino-acid sequence MSTGPTGLALYSRTAVDAAAAVIQRYSTSFGLAARLLGRRPRPHVRNIYALVRVADEIVDGPAHDAGLTVERERAVLDALETEVMDAIATGFSANLVVHAFARTARECGIGAELIAPFFASMRTDIDTAAHDDLSHDAYVYGSAEVVGLMCLQVFLNAGMSAPARPAADLVEGARRLGAAFQDVNFLRDLADDADRLGRDYLDGAADDERRIAVLDRIDADLAAAASVIPHLPPDCRAAVTAAHDLFAELSRRLRLSPAGAPRVRVPDGVKATLAARALLGRPPKGPRS; translated from the coding sequence GTGAGCACCGGCCCCACCGGACTCGCCCTGTATTCGCGGACGGCAGTCGACGCGGCCGCGGCCGTCATACAGCGCTACTCGACCTCGTTCGGCCTCGCTGCGCGCCTGCTCGGCCGGCGCCCTCGCCCGCACGTCCGCAACATCTACGCACTGGTCCGCGTCGCCGACGAGATCGTCGACGGGCCGGCCCACGACGCGGGCCTGACGGTCGAACGCGAGCGCGCCGTGCTCGACGCCCTCGAGACCGAGGTGATGGATGCCATCGCCACCGGTTTCAGCGCGAATCTCGTCGTGCACGCCTTCGCTCGCACAGCGCGGGAGTGCGGGATCGGTGCCGAGCTGATCGCGCCGTTCTTCGCCTCGATGCGCACCGACATCGACACCGCCGCGCACGACGACCTGTCGCACGACGCGTACGTGTACGGCTCCGCGGAGGTCGTCGGGCTCATGTGCCTGCAGGTGTTCCTCAACGCCGGGATGTCCGCTCCCGCGCGCCCCGCCGCCGACCTCGTCGAGGGCGCACGTCGCTTGGGGGCCGCGTTCCAGGACGTCAACTTCCTCCGCGACCTCGCCGACGACGCCGACCGTCTCGGCCGCGACTACCTCGACGGCGCAGCCGACGACGAACGACGCATCGCCGTGCTCGATCGGATCGACGCCGACCTCGCCGCCGCGGCATCCGTCATTCCGCACCTTCCGCCCGACTGTCGGGCGGCCGTCACCGCCGCGCACGACCTCTTCGCCGAACTGTCGCGACGCCTGCGCCTCTCCCCCGCCGGTGCTCCGCGCGTGCGCGTCCCCGACGGCGTGAAAGCCACTCTCGCTGCCCGTGCCCTCCTGGGGCGTCCACCGAAAGGTCCCCGCTCATGA
- a CDS encoding polyprenyl synthetase family protein: MIALATTPAARHDIDSAIEGALARLDRRLGELGDGARALASAIRRAAEGGKRFRPLLVVSAFDTLGGPDIARPALYQVAAAFELLHTAFVVHDDVIDHDVERRGMPNVGGEFRSRGTERGADAAGAALLGDAAAILAGDLLLHEAARLVAMAEIPADVRRDLLLLVEDAVLVSAAGELADVENAVSAGDIDADTILRTTHDKTAVYSFSAPLEAGAVLAGAEAPVRHALERFGQRLGLAYQLVDDLIGAFGSAATAGKDEGSDLREAKKTHLIVLARESEHWPEVSDALANAHTGPVAIRAAQSALSASGARVRLEHLVRDTLDEARGIVAASTLPEECQGMLLDLVDAVQERVP, translated from the coding sequence GTGATCGCCTTGGCCACGACCCCGGCAGCGCGCCACGACATCGACTCCGCCATCGAGGGCGCCCTCGCGCGCCTCGACAGACGCCTCGGTGAACTCGGCGACGGCGCCCGGGCCCTGGCATCCGCCATCCGCCGTGCGGCGGAAGGCGGCAAACGCTTCCGTCCGCTCCTGGTCGTGTCGGCCTTCGACACGCTGGGCGGGCCCGACATCGCACGGCCGGCGCTGTACCAGGTCGCCGCGGCCTTCGAGCTGCTCCACACCGCCTTCGTCGTCCACGACGACGTCATCGACCACGACGTCGAGCGACGCGGAATGCCCAACGTCGGCGGCGAGTTCCGCTCTCGCGGGACCGAGCGCGGCGCGGATGCCGCGGGGGCGGCGCTCCTCGGCGATGCGGCGGCCATCCTCGCGGGAGACCTCCTGCTGCACGAGGCCGCGCGGCTCGTCGCGATGGCCGAGATCCCGGCGGACGTGCGCCGCGACCTGCTCCTGCTCGTCGAAGACGCCGTCCTCGTCTCGGCCGCCGGCGAACTGGCCGACGTCGAGAACGCGGTCTCGGCGGGTGACATCGATGCCGACACGATCCTGCGCACGACCCACGACAAGACCGCCGTCTACTCGTTCTCTGCGCCTCTCGAGGCGGGCGCGGTGCTCGCGGGCGCGGAGGCGCCCGTGCGGCACGCTCTGGAGCGGTTCGGTCAGCGTCTGGGTCTGGCGTACCAACTCGTCGACGATCTGATCGGCGCGTTCGGAAGCGCCGCCACCGCCGGCAAGGACGAGGGTTCCGACCTCCGCGAGGCGAAGAAGACGCATCTGATCGTGCTCGCACGCGAGAGCGAGCACTGGCCCGAGGTGAGCGACGCCCTCGCGAACGCCCACACCGGGCCGGTCGCGATCCGTGCCGCGCAGAGTGCGCTGTCCGCGTCGGGGGCGCGCGTCCGACTCGAACACCTCGTCCGCGACACCCTCGACGAGGCACGGGGCATCGTCGCCGCCTCGACCCTGCCGGAAGAGTGTCAGGGCATGCTCCTCGACCTCGTCGACGCCGTGCAGGAGCGCGTTCCGTGA
- the idi gene encoding isopentenyl-diphosphate Delta-isomerase yields MSEIEHVVLLDEHGDEIGIAPKASVHGADTALHLAFSCHVVNADGQVLVTRRALDKKTWPGVWTNSFCGHPAPAEPLTDAVHRRAAFEVGLRVRDLELALPHFRYRAVDASGIVENEICPVYLAVTDEEPRPNPAEVAEYRWVDPLDLAASLESTPWAFSPWLVLQAQQLHLFSPPPAIRRAS; encoded by the coding sequence ATGAGCGAGATTGAACACGTCGTCCTTCTGGACGAGCACGGCGACGAAATCGGCATCGCACCGAAAGCAAGTGTGCACGGTGCGGACACCGCTTTGCACCTCGCGTTCTCGTGCCACGTCGTGAACGCCGACGGACAGGTGCTCGTCACGCGGCGCGCGCTCGACAAGAAGACCTGGCCGGGCGTCTGGACGAACTCGTTCTGCGGACATCCCGCGCCCGCCGAGCCCCTGACCGACGCGGTCCACCGTCGCGCCGCATTCGAGGTGGGGCTGCGGGTCCGCGACCTCGAACTCGCCCTCCCCCACTTCCGGTATCGCGCGGTCGACGCGAGCGGCATCGTCGAGAACGAGATCTGCCCCGTGTACCTCGCCGTCACCGACGAGGAGCCGCGGCCCAACCCGGCCGAGGTCGCCGAGTACCGCTGGGTCGATCCTCTCGATCTGGCCGCCTCCCTCGAGTCCACACCATGGGCATTCAGCCCCTGGCTCGTCCTGCAGGCACAGCAGCTCCACCTCTTCAGTCCCCCTCCAGCCATCCGGCGGGCATCGTGA
- a CDS encoding MarR family winged helix-turn-helix transcriptional regulator yields MTDTTTRSGRRPAVVETLTAVRALSDALDRMHSGMKGDMDMNASDLATLRMLIIREQRGEMVSPHDVARHLRISTASTTKLIDRLAASGHVERRAHPSDGRARVVVLTDKSRSEFFHHLGGHLGAMRDVAANYSDDELATISGFLHSLTEAITTTD; encoded by the coding sequence GTGACGGATACCACCACTCGTTCTGGTAGAAGGCCCGCCGTCGTCGAAACGCTGACCGCCGTGCGGGCCCTCAGCGACGCCCTCGACCGCATGCACAGCGGCATGAAGGGCGACATGGACATGAACGCGAGCGACCTCGCGACCCTGCGCATGCTCATCATCCGCGAACAGCGCGGTGAGATGGTCAGCCCGCACGACGTGGCGAGACACCTCCGCATCTCGACCGCGTCGACGACCAAGCTCATCGACCGTCTGGCGGCGTCCGGCCATGTGGAGCGTCGTGCGCACCCCTCGGATGGTCGCGCGCGCGTCGTCGTGCTCACCGACAAGTCGCGAAGCGAGTTCTTCCACCACCTCGGCGGGCATCTCGGGGCGATGCGCGATGTGGCCGCGAACTACAGCGATGACGAGCTCGCCACGATCTCCGGCTTCCTGCACTCCCTCACCGAGGCGATCACGACGACCGACTGA
- a CDS encoding formylglycine-generating enzyme family protein, which translates to MTDIEMARIPAGRVLRGDMRGAERREIVVAPFEMGVYPVTEEQVAELLGIPARHSRRPAVDLSWFRAIRLCNALSEWEGLDPVYRFDGEEVHADAESDGFRLPTEDEWEYACRAGATGSTYGPIREIAWTAADGLRAPVDVGARLPNLFGLFDILGNVAEWCEDLVDPERSNARVFRGGGWNDAPAVVRASTRRGGGPRDGFDDVGVRVARGARDS; encoded by the coding sequence ATGACCGACATCGAGATGGCGAGAATCCCGGCCGGTCGCGTGCTGCGCGGCGACATGCGCGGTGCCGAACGACGCGAGATCGTCGTCGCCCCGTTCGAGATGGGCGTCTACCCGGTGACGGAGGAGCAGGTCGCGGAGCTTCTCGGGATCCCGGCTCGGCACTCTCGTCGGCCGGCCGTCGATCTCAGCTGGTTCCGCGCGATCCGCCTGTGCAACGCCCTGTCGGAGTGGGAAGGGCTCGACCCCGTCTATCGGTTCGACGGAGAAGAGGTGCACGCGGATGCCGAGAGCGACGGGTTCCGCCTGCCCACCGAGGACGAGTGGGAGTACGCCTGCCGCGCCGGCGCCACCGGGTCGACGTACGGACCCATCCGCGAGATCGCATGGACGGCGGCCGACGGTCTCCGCGCGCCGGTCGATGTCGGGGCCCGTCTGCCCAATCTCTTCGGGCTGTTCGACATCCTGGGCAACGTCGCCGAGTGGTGCGAAGACCTCGTCGATCCGGAACGGAGCAACGCCCGCGTCTTCCGCGGCGGAGGATGGAACGACGCCCCCGCCGTCGTACGCGCCTCGACCCGCCGGGGCGGCGGCCCGCGAGACGGCTTCGACGACGTCGGGGTCCGCGTCGCCCGCGGAGCGCGCGATTCGTGA
- a CDS encoding TetR/AcrR family transcriptional regulator, whose translation MSPRRYASPLRKAEAARTRAAILDAASALFSRDGYAATTMKGIALEAGVSVQSVHLAGSKSALLVAAFERAFSGAEAQDSPTHPPLIVAALERLEVDEAMRVWLDGIARAHERSAGLARAMVIAAETDAVAAAALVDFDARRRVGIRVASDWLVGRGLLHGEDADEVADELSYLVGPETYAFFVTRSGWSPARYRVWLERTLRDLLARRTTDVPVS comes from the coding sequence ATGAGTCCCCGGCGCTATGCCTCCCCCCTGCGCAAGGCGGAGGCGGCTCGCACCCGTGCGGCGATCCTCGATGCGGCGTCCGCGTTGTTCTCTCGCGACGGTTACGCCGCGACGACGATGAAGGGGATCGCCCTCGAGGCCGGGGTGTCGGTGCAGTCGGTCCACTTGGCCGGATCGAAATCGGCGTTGCTCGTCGCCGCCTTCGAGCGCGCCTTCTCGGGCGCGGAGGCTCAGGATTCCCCGACGCACCCCCCGCTGATCGTCGCCGCGCTGGAACGACTCGAGGTCGACGAGGCGATGCGCGTCTGGCTCGACGGCATTGCCCGTGCCCACGAGCGCTCCGCCGGGCTCGCACGGGCGATGGTCATCGCGGCGGAGACGGATGCCGTGGCGGCCGCGGCCCTGGTCGACTTCGATGCGCGTCGCCGCGTCGGCATCCGCGTCGCCTCGGACTGGCTCGTCGGTCGGGGCCTGCTGCACGGGGAGGACGCGGACGAGGTGGCGGATGAGCTCAGCTACCTCGTGGGCCCCGAGACGTACGCGTTCTTCGTCACGCGGTCCGGATGGTCGCCCGCGCGGTACCGGGTCTGGCTCGAGCGCACGCTGCGCGATCTGCTCGCTCGCCGGACCACCGACGTTCCCGTCTCGTGA